Proteins co-encoded in one Ruegeria pomeroyi DSS-3 genomic window:
- a CDS encoding mechanosensitive ion channel family protein, whose translation MKPLLKVLALLAALISISAPLSAQVPLPSSGGGAAAAPTVPDDLTPDQVDGLVARLSDDQVRALLLERLDAVAQAAQVQPEPRKGPIARVGDAAKAMIASWLDAVRKVPLLVSKQAEALSNFSAKLGGSGIATLFGYTLLALAIGFAAEKLAVYVTRSWIKADPGSAADNLRGAVSFLFRRFCREVLGLVVFYYVLVFVGRRLLEPEQIAYAAPFVLYLIWLPRLGAAISRFILAPNRADLRLVNASDHWARFLHRNQIGLFLLIGFTLFIVTFNNLNGVAMGEMRLGFWLNTSIHVYIALIAWTARSGLTEMMRGDDPDRTRFDDKIATYYPYFAIAVSAVVWLIVEYFVAIQEIPVLRNIGAGAHYTTMFWLLMAPAIDTLIRGLVRHLQPPIIGTGAIAEQAYRATKRSYIRIGRVLAGIFVILMIANAWQIDLRQVAGAGTDLGGAVIQFLMIAAVGYILNEMVSLWINRQLAREQTAANQSPDEEAGEGGGAGGSRLATVLPLLRMTAQAAIAVIFALLALGALGLDITPLLAGAGILGLAIGFGAQKLVADIVGGVFFLIDDAFRVGEYVDVGGTTGTVEKISIRSMQLRHHRGPVHTIPYGEIAKLTNFSRDWVIMKLKFTVPFDTDPNKVKKIFKKIGAEMMADPTHAEGFLQPFKSQGVFDFDDVGMIIRGKFMAKPGKQFTLRKEIFNKVKAEFKANGIDFARREVRVAIPGLDEAEHMTPEQKSAVAAAAASQTANEQAPGS comes from the coding sequence ATGAAACCGCTATTGAAGGTGCTGGCGCTGCTCGCCGCCCTGATTTCCATCTCTGCGCCATTGTCCGCGCAGGTTCCACTTCCTTCGAGTGGCGGCGGCGCCGCAGCCGCGCCGACTGTTCCCGATGACCTGACCCCCGATCAGGTCGACGGCCTGGTTGCCCGCCTGTCCGATGATCAGGTCCGCGCCCTGCTGCTTGAACGGCTGGACGCCGTGGCCCAGGCGGCGCAAGTACAGCCCGAGCCGCGCAAGGGGCCCATCGCCCGCGTCGGCGATGCCGCCAAGGCGATGATCGCCTCGTGGCTGGACGCCGTGCGCAAGGTGCCGCTGCTGGTCAGCAAACAGGCCGAGGCGCTGTCGAATTTCTCGGCCAAACTGGGCGGCTCGGGGATCGCAACCCTGTTTGGCTATACGCTGCTGGCCCTCGCCATAGGTTTTGCCGCCGAGAAACTGGCGGTCTATGTGACCCGCTCGTGGATCAAGGCCGATCCCGGCAGCGCGGCGGATAATCTGCGCGGCGCGGTGAGTTTCCTCTTCCGCCGCTTCTGCCGCGAGGTGCTGGGCCTGGTCGTGTTCTACTATGTTCTGGTCTTTGTCGGCCGCCGCCTGCTGGAACCCGAGCAGATCGCCTATGCGGCGCCTTTCGTGCTCTACCTGATCTGGCTGCCGCGACTGGGGGCCGCGATTTCGCGCTTCATCCTGGCGCCGAACCGGGCCGATTTGCGGCTGGTCAATGCCAGCGACCACTGGGCGCGCTTTCTGCACCGTAACCAGATCGGCCTGTTCCTGCTGATCGGCTTTACCCTCTTCATCGTCACCTTCAACAATCTGAACGGCGTGGCGATGGGTGAAATGCGGCTGGGCTTCTGGCTGAACACCTCGATCCATGTCTATATCGCGCTGATCGCCTGGACCGCGCGCAGCGGCCTGACCGAGATGATGCGCGGCGACGATCCCGACCGCACCCGCTTTGACGACAAGATCGCCACCTATTACCCCTATTTCGCCATCGCCGTCTCGGCGGTGGTCTGGCTGATCGTCGAGTATTTCGTGGCAATCCAGGAGATCCCGGTCCTGCGCAATATCGGCGCGGGCGCGCATTACACCACCATGTTCTGGCTGCTGATGGCGCCGGCCATCGACACGCTGATCCGGGGGCTGGTGCGGCATCTGCAACCGCCCATCATCGGCACCGGTGCCATTGCCGAACAAGCCTATCGCGCCACCAAGCGCAGCTATATCCGGATCGGCCGGGTGTTGGCGGGCATCTTCGTCATCCTGATGATCGCCAATGCCTGGCAGATCGACCTGCGTCAGGTGGCCGGTGCGGGCACCGATCTGGGCGGCGCGGTGATCCAGTTCCTGATGATCGCCGCCGTCGGCTATATCCTCAACGAGATGGTCTCGCTGTGGATCAACCGTCAGTTGGCGCGCGAACAGACCGCCGCAAACCAGAGCCCCGACGAAGAAGCCGGAGAAGGCGGCGGCGCGGGCGGCTCGCGCCTGGCCACGGTGCTGCCGTTGTTGCGGATGACCGCGCAGGCCGCGATCGCGGTGATCTTCGCGCTGTTGGCGCTGGGCGCGCTGGGGCTGGACATCACCCCGCTGCTGGCGGGCGCCGGCATCCTGGGTCTGGCCATCGGTTTCGGTGCCCAGAAGCTGGTCGCCGATATCGTGGGCGGCGTGTTCTTCCTGATCGACGATGCGTTCCGCGTGGGCGAATATGTCGATGTGGGCGGCACCACCGGCACGGTCGAGAAGATCTCGATCCGCTCGATGCAGCTGCGCCATCATCGCGGCCCGGTGCACACGATCCCCTATGGCGAGATCGCCAAGCTGACCAACTTCAGCCGCGACTGGGTGATCATGAAGCTGAAGTTCACCGTGCCCTTCGACACCGATCCCAACAAGGTCAAGAAGATCTTCAAGAAGATCGGCGCCGAGATGATGGCCGACCCGACCCATGCCGAAGGCTTCCTGCAACCGTTCAAATCGCAGGGCGTGTTCGACTTCGACGATGTCGGCATGATCATCCGGGGCAAGTTCATGGCCAAGCCCGGCAAGCAGTTCACCCTGCGCAAGGAGATCTTCAACAAGGTCAAGGCCGAGTTCAAGGCCAACGGCATCGACTTTGCCCGCCGCGAGGTGCGCGTGGCCATTCCCGGCCTGGACGAGGCCGAGCATATGACGCCGGAACAGAAATCGGCCGTTGCCGCTGCCGCTGCCAGCCAGACGGCCAACGAACAGGCCCCGGGCAGCTGA
- a CDS encoding LysR family transcriptional regulator: protein MDWDKLRIFHAVADAGSLTHAGDRLNLSQSAVSRQIRALEESLNATLFHRHARGLILTEQGELLFDATKSMAKRLDAAAARIRDSEEEVFGELRVTTTFGFGTLWLAPRLAALYQKYPDLKVDLMLEERVLDLPMREADVAIRMKEPSQADLIRKRLMTVEMKLYATRAYLDSAGTPQDISDISAHRLICQNISAAQVGASAVLVQHLLAYNPSSLLTVNNYFGVLQGVLHNLGIGVLPDYVTQDFPDLIHVLPDIKSALVPVYLAYPEELRHSQRVAAFRDFVQEEIIAHRKQLRELGIL, encoded by the coding sequence ATGGACTGGGACAAGCTTCGAATATTTCACGCGGTTGCCGATGCGGGCAGCCTGACCCATGCGGGCGACCGGCTGAACCTGTCGCAATCGGCGGTCAGCCGGCAGATCCGCGCGCTTGAGGAATCGCTGAACGCGACCCTGTTCCACCGCCACGCCCGCGGCCTGATTCTGACCGAACAGGGCGAGCTTCTGTTCGATGCCACCAAATCCATGGCCAAACGTCTGGATGCCGCCGCCGCCCGCATCCGTGACAGCGAGGAAGAGGTGTTCGGCGAGTTGCGCGTCACCACCACCTTCGGCTTTGGCACCTTGTGGCTGGCGCCGCGCCTGGCCGCGCTCTACCAGAAATACCCCGACCTCAAGGTCGATCTGATGCTCGAGGAGCGCGTGCTCGACCTGCCCATGCGCGAGGCCGACGTTGCCATCCGCATGAAAGAGCCCAGTCAGGCCGACCTGATCCGCAAACGGCTGATGACCGTCGAGATGAAGCTCTATGCCACCCGCGCCTATCTCGATTCTGCCGGCACCCCGCAGGATATCAGCGATATCAGCGCCCATCGCCTGATCTGTCAGAACATCAGCGCCGCCCAGGTCGGTGCCAGCGCCGTGCTGGTTCAGCACCTGCTGGCCTATAACCCCTCGTCCCTGCTGACGGTAAACAACTACTTCGGTGTGCTGCAGGGCGTACTGCACAATCTGGGCATCGGCGTGCTGCCCGATTACGTGACCCAGGATTTCCCCGATCTGATCCACGTGCTGCCCGACATCAAATCGGCGCTGGTGCCGGTCTATCTGGCCTACCCCGAGGAGCTGCGCCATTCCCAGCGGGTCGCCGCCTTCCGCGATTTCGTCCAGGAAGAGATCATCGCGCATCGCAAGCAGTTGCGAGAACTGGGGATTCTCTAG
- a CDS encoding indolepyruvate ferredoxin oxidoreductase family protein, whose translation MSQPKLTLNDKFDLEKSPVLLNGTQALVRLMLMQKARDAAAGLNTAGLVTGYRGSPLGAVDLQMSRAKKQLNASDVTFQFGLNEDLAATALWGSQQAGLRGDGKYDGVFGLWYGKGPGVDRSGDVMRHANMAGTATHGGVLMAMGDDHTGESSTVLHQSEWALVDAYMPVVSPAGVQEILDYGIYGYALSRFSGLWVGLKTMKDTIEVTSVVDGRPDRMQVVIPEFDMPEGGLNIRLGDTPHLQEGRIIDYKRFAAEAFSRANRMDKRVWGKPGAKIGIVAAGKNWLDLVHAMSLLNIDENEAERLGITTYKVGQTFPLDMQSFHDWAEDLDLVVIVEEKRKLIEVQVKEAIFDDRQGRRVYGWYKGGAGALHRDELFPTRGALDPILIAEKLGGILIEEGRETDGIRAGLNALADARRNDNAQEIASRLPYFCSGCPHNSSTKVPDGSRAYAGIGCHYMVQWMDRNTQGFTHMGGEGANWIGEAPFSKTKHVFQNLGDGTYNHSGVQAIRAALAAGTNITYKILFNDAVAMTGGQENEGDLSAPRIVAELKAMGVKELAVVYDDKEDVDRSQFPSGIPFHERAELMQVQKRFREIAGVSAIVYIQTCAAEKRRRRKRGTFPDPDKRAFINTDICEGCGDCGVQSNCVSIVPKETELGRKRAIDQSSCNKDFSCVKGFCPSFVTVQGAKIRKEATAEIDLPDLPMPDLPAITGTHNVVITGVGGTGVVTIGAVLAQAAQIDGKGAGMMEMAGLAQKGGAVHIHCRIANRPEDISAIRVATGEAHALIGGDLVVSAGAKTLGLTRTGTTGAVVNSHEIITGDFTRNTEFTIPADRLSLALEARLKERLDLFDASELARAVMGDSIYSNMMVFGAAWQRGLLPVSHEAIMQAIELNGAAVERNKRAFDIGRWAVLHPDEATRLIRPGVVELSKSPEDKIAYRAEHLTAYQGARLAKRYRKLVDGIEDGDLRMAVAEGYHKLLSYKDEYEVARLLLDSRDKAAAEFDGDLKLTLHLAPPILGGKDADGRPKKREFSERWLGLFKLLARMKGLRGTPLDLFGYTAERKMERALIRQYEKDLREVLPRLDTRTREAIVALARLPLDIRGFGPVKMANEAKAAKRREELLAVIRQGGPALAKAAE comes from the coding sequence ATGAGCCAACCCAAACTCACGCTAAACGACAAGTTCGATCTGGAGAAGAGCCCGGTTCTGCTGAATGGCACCCAGGCCCTGGTTCGCCTGATGTTGATGCAGAAAGCGCGCGATGCCGCCGCCGGATTGAACACTGCCGGTCTGGTCACCGGCTATCGCGGCTCGCCGCTGGGCGCGGTCGACCTGCAGATGAGCCGGGCGAAGAAGCAGCTGAACGCGTCCGACGTCACTTTTCAGTTCGGTCTGAACGAGGATCTGGCGGCCACCGCGCTGTGGGGCAGCCAGCAGGCGGGGCTGCGCGGCGATGGTAAGTACGATGGCGTCTTTGGCCTGTGGTACGGCAAGGGCCCGGGGGTGGACCGTTCGGGCGACGTGATGCGCCATGCGAACATGGCGGGCACCGCCACGCATGGCGGTGTGCTGATGGCGATGGGCGACGATCACACCGGCGAAAGTTCGACCGTGCTGCACCAGTCGGAATGGGCGCTGGTCGATGCCTATATGCCGGTGGTCAGCCCCGCGGGCGTACAGGAGATCCTCGATTACGGCATCTACGGCTATGCGCTCAGCCGGTTTTCCGGCCTTTGGGTGGGACTCAAGACCATGAAGGACACGATCGAGGTGACCTCGGTCGTGGATGGCCGGCCCGACCGGATGCAGGTGGTGATCCCAGAATTCGACATGCCCGAGGGCGGGCTGAACATCCGTCTGGGCGACACCCCGCATCTGCAAGAAGGGCGGATCATCGACTACAAACGATTTGCCGCCGAGGCGTTCAGCCGCGCCAACCGGATGGACAAGCGCGTCTGGGGCAAGCCGGGCGCCAAGATCGGCATCGTCGCGGCGGGCAAGAACTGGCTCGACCTGGTGCATGCGATGTCGCTGTTGAACATCGACGAGAATGAGGCGGAGCGGCTGGGCATCACCACCTACAAGGTCGGCCAGACCTTTCCGCTGGATATGCAGAGCTTTCACGACTGGGCCGAGGATCTGGACCTGGTGGTGATCGTCGAGGAAAAGCGCAAGCTGATCGAGGTGCAGGTCAAGGAGGCGATCTTTGACGACCGTCAGGGCCGCCGCGTCTATGGCTGGTACAAGGGCGGCGCCGGGGCGCTGCATCGCGACGAGCTGTTCCCGACCCGGGGGGCGCTGGACCCGATCCTGATCGCCGAGAAGCTGGGCGGCATCCTGATCGAAGAGGGGCGCGAGACCGATGGTATCCGTGCCGGCCTGAATGCGCTGGCCGATGCCCGGCGTAATGACAACGCGCAGGAGATCGCCTCGCGCCTGCCGTATTTCTGCTCGGGCTGCCCGCATAACAGCTCGACCAAGGTGCCTGATGGCAGCCGTGCCTATGCCGGGATCGGCTGTCACTATATGGTGCAGTGGATGGACCGGAACACCCAGGGGTTCACCCATATGGGCGGCGAGGGGGCCAACTGGATCGGCGAGGCGCCGTTTTCCAAGACCAAGCACGTGTTCCAGAACCTGGGAGACGGTACCTATAACCACTCGGGCGTACAGGCGATCCGCGCCGCCTTGGCGGCTGGCACCAACATCACCTACAAGATCCTGTTCAACGACGCGGTCGCAATGACCGGCGGGCAAGAGAACGAGGGCGATCTCAGCGCGCCGCGCATCGTGGCGGAGCTAAAGGCGATGGGCGTCAAGGAGCTGGCCGTCGTCTATGACGACAAGGAGGATGTGGACCGGTCGCAGTTCCCGTCGGGCATCCCGTTCCACGAGCGCGCCGAGCTGATGCAGGTGCAAAAGCGGTTCCGCGAGATCGCGGGCGTCAGTGCCATCGTCTATATCCAGACCTGCGCCGCCGAAAAGCGCCGCCGCCGCAAGCGTGGCACCTTCCCCGATCCCGACAAGCGCGCCTTTATCAACACCGATATCTGCGAGGGGTGCGGCGATTGCGGGGTGCAGTCGAACTGTGTCTCGATCGTGCCCAAGGAAACCGAACTGGGCCGCAAACGCGCGATCGATCAATCCTCGTGCAACAAGGATTTCTCTTGCGTCAAAGGGTTCTGCCCGTCCTTCGTGACCGTGCAGGGCGCCAAGATCCGCAAGGAGGCCACCGCCGAGATCGACCTGCCGGACCTGCCGATGCCGGACCTTCCCGCCATCACCGGCACCCATAACGTGGTGATCACCGGTGTCGGTGGCACCGGGGTGGTGACCATTGGTGCTGTGCTGGCGCAGGCCGCCCAGATCGACGGCAAGGGCGCGGGCATGATGGAAATGGCGGGTCTGGCGCAAAAGGGCGGTGCCGTACATATCCATTGCCGCATTGCCAACCGGCCCGAGGATATCAGCGCCATCCGCGTCGCCACCGGCGAGGCGCATGCGCTGATCGGCGGTGACCTTGTGGTCAGTGCCGGTGCCAAGACACTGGGCCTGACCCGCACCGGCACCACCGGCGCTGTGGTCAACAGCCACGAGATCATCACCGGCGATTTCACCCGCAACACCGAATTCACCATCCCCGCCGACCGGCTGAGCCTGGCGCTGGAGGCGCGGCTGAAAGAGCGGCTCGACCTGTTCGATGCGTCCGAACTGGCGCGCGCGGTGATGGGCGATTCGATCTATTCCAACATGATGGTGTTCGGCGCCGCCTGGCAGCGCGGGCTGCTGCCGGTCAGCCACGAGGCCATCATGCAGGCGATCGAGCTGAACGGTGCCGCGGTTGAACGCAACAAGCGCGCGTTCGACATCGGCCGCTGGGCGGTGCTGCACCCGGACGAGGCCACGCGCCTGATCCGGCCCGGCGTGGTCGAACTGTCGAAATCGCCCGAGGACAAGATCGCCTATCGCGCCGAACATCTGACCGCCTATCAGGGCGCGCGTCTGGCCAAGCGCTATCGCAAGCTGGTGGACGGGATCGAGGACGGCGATCTGCGGATGGCGGTGGCCGAAGGCTATCACAAGCTGTTGTCCTACAAGGATGAATACGAGGTGGCGCGCCTGTTGCTCGACAGCCGCGACAAGGCCGCGGCCGAATTCGATGGCGATCTGAAGCTGACCCTGCATCTGGCACCGCCGATCCTGGGCGGAAAGGATGCCGATGGTCGCCCGAAAAAGCGCGAGTTTTCCGAGCGCTGGCTGGGTCTCTTCAAGTTGCTGGCGCGGATGAAGGGGCTGCGCGGCACGCCGCTGGACCTGTTCGGCTATACCGCCGAGCGCAAGATGGAGCGGGCCCTGATCCGGCAGTATGAAAAGGACCTGCGCGAGGTGCTGCCCAGACTCGACACCCGCACCCGTGAGGCCATCGTGGCGCTGGCGCGTCTGCCGCTGGATATTCGCGGCTTTGGTCCGGTGAAAATGGCGAACGAGGCCAAGGCCGCCAAACGGCGCGAGGAGCTTTTGGCGGTAATTCGCCAAGGCGGGCCGGCCCTGGCGAAGGCGGCGGAATAA
- a CDS encoding lysophospholipid acyltransferase family protein, with amino-acid sequence MTAQRHIARDISYAHSAATKGGRVVIRLMENTTGRLNLIRRAQGYEQEVARGRDFWAVMVERYGLTLDVVGGALSNIPQDGPLILIANHPYGILDGLMMGHILAQTRGDFRIMAHRVFRKAEDINRIILPISFDETREAVQLNLDTRRQALSYLGQGGAIGIFPGGTVSTALHPFSHPMDPGWRGFTARMVAKSNAVVVPVFFDGHTSRLFQIASHLHSTLRMGLLLKEFRKRMDTPVRVVVGQPIGRDILDPLARDTRKMMDFLRKATYELSPTPLKSYDYGYEFEERHRA; translated from the coding sequence ATGACCGCACAGCGCCATATCGCCCGCGATATCAGCTATGCCCATTCCGCCGCCACCAAGGGGGGGCGGGTGGTGATCCGCCTGATGGAGAACACCACCGGCCGACTGAACCTCATCCGGCGCGCGCAAGGATACGAGCAGGAAGTCGCCCGGGGCCGCGATTTCTGGGCGGTGATGGTGGAACGATACGGCCTGACGTTGGATGTGGTGGGTGGCGCGCTGAGCAACATCCCGCAGGACGGCCCGCTGATCCTGATCGCCAATCATCCTTACGGCATCCTCGACGGGCTGATGATGGGCCATATCCTGGCGCAGACGCGGGGCGATTTCCGCATCATGGCGCATCGGGTGTTCCGCAAGGCCGAGGATATCAACCGGATCATCCTGCCGATCTCGTTCGACGAGACCCGCGAGGCGGTGCAGCTGAACCTGGACACCCGTCGTCAGGCGCTGAGCTATCTGGGGCAGGGTGGTGCGATCGGCATCTTTCCTGGCGGCACCGTCTCGACCGCGCTGCACCCGTTCTCGCATCCGATGGATCCGGGCTGGCGCGGGTTCACGGCCCGGATGGTGGCGAAATCCAATGCGGTGGTGGTGCCGGTGTTCTTTGACGGTCATACCAGCCGCCTGTTCCAGATCGCCAGCCACCTGCATTCGACCCTGCGCATGGGCCTGTTGCTCAAGGAATTCCGCAAGCGGATGGATACGCCGGTGCGGGTGGTGGTGGGCCAGCCGATCGGGCGCGACATTCTGGACCCCTTGGCCCGGGACACGCGCAAGATGATGGATTTTCTGCGCAAGGCGACGTATGAGCTGTCTCCGACGCCGCTCAAGTCCTATGACTACGGCTATGAATTCGAGGAACGGCATCGCGCCTGA
- the murI gene encoding glutamate racemase, with translation MAVGIFDSGLGGLTVLEAAQKRLPEVEFLYYADSAHAPYGVRTPDDIFQLTRAAVHDLWNRGCDLVILACNTASAAALRRMQEEGVPPGKRVLGVFVPLIEALTERQWGDNSPPREVEVKNVALFATPATVASRAFQRELAFRAIGVDVEAQACGGVVDAIEEGDLILAEALVRSHVDALKRKMPYPQAAILGCTHYPLMEPIFQDALGPDVRVFSQGNLVADSLADYLERHPNMRGSGAAGYLTTGKPATVSNRATQFLRRQITFAAA, from the coding sequence ATGGCAGTAGGGATATTCGATTCGGGCCTGGGTGGCCTCACCGTGCTGGAAGCCGCACAGAAACGGTTGCCGGAGGTAGAGTTCCTCTACTATGCCGACAGCGCCCATGCACCTTATGGGGTGCGCACGCCCGATGATATCTTTCAACTGACCCGGGCGGCGGTGCATGACCTGTGGAACCGGGGCTGCGACCTGGTGATCCTGGCCTGCAACACCGCCAGCGCCGCCGCGCTGCGCCGGATGCAGGAAGAAGGCGTGCCGCCGGGCAAGCGGGTGCTGGGCGTCTTCGTGCCGCTGATCGAGGCGCTGACCGAGCGGCAATGGGGCGACAACAGCCCCCCGCGCGAGGTGGAGGTCAAGAACGTCGCCCTGTTCGCAACGCCCGCAACCGTGGCCAGCCGCGCGTTTCAGCGCGAACTGGCCTTTCGTGCCATCGGTGTGGATGTCGAGGCACAGGCCTGCGGCGGGGTGGTCGATGCCATCGAAGAGGGCGACCTGATTCTGGCCGAGGCGCTGGTGCGCAGCCATGTGGACGCGCTGAAACGCAAGATGCCCTATCCGCAGGCGGCCATCCTGGGCTGCACCCATTATCCGCTGATGGAACCGATCTTTCAGGACGCGCTGGGCCCCGATGTGCGGGTGTTCAGCCAGGGCAATCTGGTGGCCGACAGCCTGGCCGACTACCTGGAGCGTCATCCGAATATGCGCGGAAGCGGCGCGGCGGGGTATCTGACCACCGGCAAGCCCGCCACCGTCAGCAATCGCGCGACCCAGTTCCTGCGACGACAGATCACCTTTGCCGCCGCCTGA
- the argC gene encoding N-acetyl-gamma-glutamyl-phosphate reductase has translation MTHKIAILGASGYTGAELVRLIAEHPNMEIVALSGERKAGQSMAEVFPHLRHLDLPVLCKIDEIDFAGVDLCFCALPHKTSQEVIRALPATLKIVDLSADFRLRDPEAYRTWYGNEHVALEQQAEAVYGLTEFYRDQIRTARLVAGTGCNAATGQYVLRPLIAAGVIDLDEIILDLKCAVSGAGRSLKENLLHAELSEGANAYAVGGTHRHLGEFDQEFSALAGRPVQVQFTPHLIPANRGILATTYVRGDAQTVFQTLAAAYADEPFVHVLPFGETPSTHHVRGSNHCHIGVTGDRIAGRAIVIAALDNLTKGSSGQALQNANLMLGETETTGLTMAPLFP, from the coding sequence ATGACCCACAAGATCGCAATTCTGGGTGCCAGCGGTTACACCGGTGCCGAACTGGTGCGGCTGATCGCCGAACATCCGAACATGGAAATTGTCGCCCTGTCGGGCGAGCGCAAGGCCGGGCAGAGCATGGCCGAGGTGTTCCCGCATTTGCGTCACCTGGACCTGCCCGTGCTGTGCAAGATCGACGAGATCGACTTTGCCGGGGTTGACCTGTGCTTTTGCGCCCTGCCGCACAAGACCAGCCAGGAGGTGATCCGCGCGCTGCCCGCAACGCTCAAGATCGTCGATCTGAGCGCCGATTTCCGGCTGCGCGACCCCGAGGCCTATCGCACATGGTATGGCAACGAACATGTGGCGCTGGAGCAGCAGGCAGAGGCGGTTTATGGCCTGACCGAGTTTTACCGTGACCAGATCCGCACCGCGCGGCTGGTGGCAGGAACCGGCTGCAACGCGGCCACCGGGCAATATGTGCTGCGGCCGCTGATCGCCGCCGGTGTCATCGACCTGGACGAGATCATCCTCGATCTGAAATGCGCGGTGTCCGGCGCGGGGCGCAGCCTGAAAGAGAACCTGCTGCACGCCGAGTTGAGCGAGGGCGCCAATGCCTATGCGGTGGGCGGCACCCACCGGCATCTGGGTGAGTTCGACCAGGAATTCTCGGCGCTGGCCGGGCGCCCGGTGCAGGTGCAGTTCACCCCGCATCTGATCCCCGCGAACAGGGGCATCCTGGCCACCACCTATGTGCGCGGCGATGCGCAAACCGTGTTTCAGACGCTGGCGGCTGCCTATGCGGACGAGCCCTTTGTGCATGTGCTGCCCTTTGGCGAGACACCCTCGACCCATCATGTGCGCGGCTCGAACCATTGCCATATCGGGGTGACGGGTGATCGTATCGCGGGGCGGGCCATCGTGATCGCGGCGCTGGATAACCTGACAAAAGGTAGCAGTGGTCAGGCCTTGCAGAACGCAAACCTGATGTTAGGTGAAACAGAGACCACCGGGCTGACCATGGCCCCGCTATTCCCGTGA
- the ccmE gene encoding cytochrome c maturation protein CcmE → MKSLKKQRRIQVIILATVALVLATGLIGYAMRDGINFFRAPSDIIAEPPQPSETFRIGGLVEDGTLVRGQGETVRFSVTDGGASVPVVFTGVLPDLFAENQGMIGTGRYVNGVFEASEILAKHDETYMPKEVMDALKEQGVYQAPES, encoded by the coding sequence ATGAAATCGCTTAAGAAACAACGACGTATCCAGGTGATCATACTGGCCACTGTCGCTCTGGTTCTGGCGACGGGTCTGATCGGATACGCGATGCGCGACGGCATCAACTTTTTCCGGGCGCCCAGCGATATCATCGCCGAACCGCCGCAGCCCAGCGAGACCTTTCGCATCGGCGGGCTGGTCGAGGACGGCACCCTGGTGCGGGGTCAGGGCGAGACCGTGCGCTTTTCGGTGACCGATGGCGGCGCCAGCGTGCCGGTGGTCTTTACCGGCGTGCTGCCCGATCTCTTTGCCGAGAACCAGGGCATGATCGGCACCGGGCGCTACGTGAACGGTGTCTTCGAAGCCTCGGAAATCCTTGCCAAACATGACGAGACCTATATGCCGAAAGAGGTCATGGACGCGCTCAAGGAGCAGGGTGTCTATCAGGCGCCCGAGAGCTGA
- a CDS encoding holin-associated N-acetylmuramidase, producing MQTVRQIAQEIVAREGGFVNDPDDPGGATNFGVTIHTMRRLGMDITGDGAVDVADVRALSREQAVEIFLTHYYARPRIGEMPEAVQASLFDMYVNAGGNAVKILQRLLRDMGYEVSVDGAIGPQTLRAAQDAATPRPEALRDAYGVARRNYYFRLADRRPASRKYARTRAGGKGGWIKRAEEFMAPEYRLSDAEFQRRVSGWD from the coding sequence ATGCAGACGGTACGACAGATCGCCCAGGAGATCGTGGCGCGAGAGGGCGGGTTCGTGAACGATCCCGACGATCCGGGCGGGGCGACCAATTTCGGGGTGACGATCCACACGATGCGGCGGCTGGGCATGGATATAACCGGCGACGGCGCGGTGGATGTGGCCGATGTGCGGGCGCTGAGCCGGGAGCAGGCGGTCGAGATATTCCTGACCCACTACTATGCCCGCCCACGGATCGGCGAAATGCCCGAGGCGGTGCAGGCCTCGCTCTTCGACATGTATGTCAACGCGGGCGGCAATGCGGTCAAGATCCTGCAACGGCTGCTTCGCGACATGGGCTATGAGGTGTCGGTGGATGGGGCAATCGGGCCGCAGACCCTGCGCGCGGCGCAGGATGCGGCAACGCCCCGACCCGAGGCGCTGCGCGATGCCTATGGGGTGGCGCGGCGCAACTATTACTTTCGACTCGCCGACCGGCGCCCGGCCAGCCGCAAATACGCCCGCACGCGAGCGGGCGGCAAGGGCGGCTGGATCAAGCGGGCCGAGGAATTCATGGCGCCTGAGTACCGCCTGAGCGATGCAGAGTTTCAGCGGAGGGTTTCGGGATGGGACTGA